From the genome of Uranotaenia lowii strain MFRU-FL chromosome 1, ASM2978415v1, whole genome shotgun sequence, one region includes:
- the LOC129754203 gene encoding disintegrin and metalloproteinase domain-containing protein 12-like: MQSSIDSSAFVVIFTVVIVLLTTATTLCGGLNADRPIDTGGKSGSDSRGGFVRYARIFPTLHHHHNEDELADVESSRSENSVCMRFLLDGENITLDMVLNDELVPIGHFISAQEAGKDVLRELRSDEIERCHYQGTVRGRPESTVALSTCNGSIQGVIYDVSETFLIENEMDDGSSNFTMHYLYRRLPLEGEIIRVRRALEATPTAPTEAFQFAYKSNANSLFVELVLVIDNGLYRADGNLQRIHKYCLNLVNIMNTIYRPLNIFIALVGVVVWTEQNQIDISLDSKKTLDNFLAYRRTTLLKMIPHDNAHLLTSVHFNESVVGKAEMGSMCTYAGSGGVEVIDSEIIALQASTVAHEMGHNFNIDHDERGCSCPGGSCVMASKTVRSQAAPNQWSSCSRQHLETALKHGVGACLNNKPEKLLVRSTCGNGLVEPGEECDCGLTESCDTKCCDAKTCRLTVNSTCAGGACCDLDSCQLKSAGTRCRASVGECDLPEFCSGQSAVCPKDVYLRDTESCADGNAYCYQGRCRTRDSQCKLLWGSTGKSVDDYCYQTNRNGSIFGNCGNDLLTGQYTKCSQEDMMCGLLHCSHRNEKLDYGMQAYSKLTTTKFSHYGPRGTVRETICNTAIVDLGLDVINPGLVPDGAKCGDGKMCYNQKCMSLNTLRENDVGEECANGCSGHGVCNSEGNCHCDKGYGGPYCEESGSGGSVDSGPIRDDSDATSITVSIAFTLLLFSLIAACAFMYRNMFADQLRKILAKFRMRKYGHMVPPASPSIIPPNKPLRLEISQPALNTSTSTTVLKKSDTLPFRAAPPPPTISKVEPVQQNFIKVNFNNGKITVENKVANSPFLLSSPLLDTCEAIHEFKSKCPPVILNNRSISVSSEGPLLDQEKAQASNDPQPLEQTLNNTDIGTLISQVKLKKVQDFHTNRSKSDEKSHRQLPQLPRQITIGEFQSVVAEIHPKRSPATEQPPQNPFSQVTLKKTKQNRTPNLSRENLDEITQDTPEGQKQRPIASIKPQVNQSKPSLPQKPQAQPRSAQDQHPSVAPKPKPSGGRKLPITPGTNNGTINRPPLQRKPAIVISDDIESEPSGVAALKAKLNLDQRPTALGGVKR, encoded by the exons GTGGTTTCGTGCGTTATGCCAGGATTTTCCCAACATTACACCACCACCACAATGAGGATGAGCTAGCCGATGTTGAGAGCAGCCGGTCAGAAAATAGTGTGTGCATGCGATTCCTGCTGGACGGGGAAAACATAACGCTGGATATGGTGCTCAACGATGAGCTGGTTCCGATTGGTCATTTTATTTCCGCGCAAGAAGCCGGCAAGGATGTGCTTCGGGAGCTGCGGAGCGACGAAATTGAGCGGTGCCATTATCAG GGCACCGTTCGAGGTCGACCAGAATCTACGGTTGCTCTTTCGACCTGCAACGGTAGCATTCAGGGTGTCATTTACGACGTCTCTGAAACGTTTCTCATCGAAAACGAAATGGACGATGGATCTTCCAATTTCACGATGCATTACTTATATCGAAGGTTACCGTTGGAAGGAGAGATTATCAGG GTCAGAAGAGCGTTGGAGGCAACACCTACGGCTCCTACTGAAGCCTTCCAATTTGCATACAAATCGAACGCCAACTCACTGTTCGTCGAACTGGTGCTAGTTATCGACAACGGACTTTATCGAGCCGACGGAAACCTTCAACGGATCCACAAGTACTGCCTGAATTTGGTCAACATAATGAACACCATCTATCGGCCGTTGAATATTTTTATCGCACTAGTCGGAGTTGTTGTTTGGACGGAGCAGAATCAAATCGACATCAGTCTGGATTCGAAAAAGACGCTGGATAACTTTTTGGCGTATCGGAGGACCACGCTGCTAAAAATGATCCCTCACGATAATGCCCATCTTCTGACATCGGTTCACTTCAACGAGAGTGTTGTTGGAAAGGCAGAAATGGGTTCGATGTGTACGTATGCTGGTTCAGGCGGTGTTGAAGTTATCGACTCAGAAATCATTGCGCTGCAGGCCAGTACGGTTGCTCACGAGATGGGTCATAATTTTAATATAGATCACGACGAGCGTGGTTGTTCGTGCCCAGGAGGAAGTTGTGTGATGGCTTCTAAAACGGTGCGGAGTCAGGCTGCACCGAACCAGTGGAGTTCATGTAGTCGGCAACATTTGGAGACAGCTCTGAAGCACGGAGTCGGTGCATGTTTGAATAATAAGCCGGAAAAGCTGCTTGTTAGAAGTACTTGTGGCAATGGCCTGGTTGAACCGGGAGAAGAGTGTGACTGTGGGTTGACTGAATCATGTGATACAAAATGTTGTGACGCGAAGACCTGCCGGCTTACGGTCAATTCGACTTGTGCAGGGGGAGCGTGCTGTGACTTGGATAGCTGTCAGCTGAAGTCTGCTGGCACACGATGTCGTGCATCTGTCGGGGAATGTGACCTGCCTGAGTTCTGCAGCGGACAATCAGCGGTTTGTCCGAAAGATGTTTACTTGCGTGATACGGAATCATGTGCCGATGGTAATGCATATTGTTATCAAGGCAGATGTAGAACCAGAGATAGTCAATGTAAACTTTTGTGGGGATCAACTGGAAAATCCGTCGATGATTATTGTTACCAGACTAATCGCAACGGCTCGATATTTGGAAATTGTGGAAACGACTTGCTAACCGGCCAGTACACGAAATGTAGTCAGGAGGATATGATGTGTGGATTATTGCACTGCAGCCATCGAAATGAGAAGCTTGATTATGGAATGCAAGCATACTCAAAGCTTACGACCACTAAGTTCAGTCATTATGGTCCTAGGGGAACTGTGAGGGAGACTATTTGTAACACTGCTATCGTAGATTTAGGTTTGGATGTGATAAACCCTGGGCTGGTCCCAGATGGAGCGAAATGTGGTGATGGAAAAATGTGCTACAACCAAAAATGTATGTCTTTGAATACACTGAGAGAAAACGATGTTGGGGAAGAATGTGCGAATGGATGTAGCGGCCATGGTGTTTGTAATAGTGAAGGAAATTGTCATTGTGATAAAGGTTATGGAGGACCCTACTGCGAGGAGTCCGGATCTGGTGGATCAGTTGATAGTGGACCAATCCGCGATGATTCTGATGCAACCTCTATAACTGTTTCCATTGCATTTACCTTACTTCTTTTCTCATTGATTGCAGCGTGTGCCTTCATGTACAGAAATATGTTTGCAGACCAACTGAGAAAAATTCTCGCCAAATTCAGGATGCGAAAATATGGTCACATGGTACCTCCCGCTTCTCCATCCATTATCCCTCCCAACAAACCACTACGCTTAGAAATTTCGCAACCAGCTTTAAACACCTCGACTTCaacaacagttttaaaaaagtcGGATACATTACCATTTAGAGCAGCACCGCCCCCACCTACAATATCGAAGGTTGAGCCCGtgcaacaaaatttcatcaaggtcAATTTCAACAACGGTAAAATAACAGTTGAGAACAAAGTTGCCAACTCTCCATTTCTTCTAAGCTCACCACTTTTAGACACATGTGAAGCAATCCATGAATTCAAATCCAAATGTCCTCCGGTGATTTTGAACAACCGCTCAATAAGTGTAAGCTCCGAAGGGCCTCTCCTTGATCAAGAAAAAGCCCAAGCATCTAATGATCCACAACCCTTGGAACAAACTCTCAACAACACAGACATAGGAACGCTTATCAGTCAGGTGAAACTTAAGAAAGTACAAGACTTCCACACCAACCGATCCAAGAGTGACGAAAAGTCGCATCGTCAGCTGCCGCAACTCCCTCGGCAAATCACAATCGGTGAATTTCAGAGCGTTGTTGCCGAGATACATCCCAAACGAAGTCCCGCCACAGAGCAACCACCTCAGAACCCTTTCTCCCAAGTAACCCTGAAGAAGACGAAACAAAACCGCACCCCCAACCTTAGTCGCGAGAACCTTGATGAAATAACGCAGGATACTCCCGAAGGCCAGAAACAGCGACCGATAGCTTCGATCAAACCACAAGTAAATCAATCCAAACCCTCCCTACCTCAGAAACCTCAAGCTCAACCCAGATCAGCACAGGACCAGCATCCATCGGTGGCACCGAAACCAAAACCCAGTGGTGGACGCAAACTGCCTATCACACCCGGTACCAACAACGGGACCATCAATCGACCTCCCCTGCAGAGGAAACCTGCCATTGTTATTAGTGATGACATCGAGTCCGAACCGAGTGGGGTAGCCGCTCTTAAGGCCAAGCTTAACCTCGATCAGCGACCAACAGCGCTCGGCGGTGTCAAACGGTAA